One part of the Corynebacterium aurimucosum ATCC 700975 genome encodes these proteins:
- a CDS encoding cytochrome c oxidase subunit II, producing MGQRKQRNLGRKAGLAGVIALGGLALAGCDVAAPTAVENLLGMGWPKGVTPEATSMYNFWIWVWVAAWIIGFIMWGLFLTAIFRWNAKKAEKAGKGEFPKQLQYNVPLEMALTIIPILIIMGLFFFTVQAQQKVTALDKNPEVTVDVTAFQWNWKFGYAENKVDGENYDGADAERQKLAEESSIDPEGTDNPNPIHGKSMGDISYLNFNKIETVGTTEEVPVLVLPVDTPIEFRLASGDVSHSFWVPEFLFKRDAYAHPENNSQERRFQVEKIEEKGAFVGRCAEMCGTYHAMMNFEIRVVDRADFNEYLKFREENPQATNAEALEHIGEEPYAVTTAPFNSLRDTRDADNFVDTAEAA from the coding sequence GTGGGACAGCGTAAGCAACGCAACCTCGGCCGTAAGGCGGGCCTAGCGGGCGTCATCGCTCTGGGCGGTCTAGCTCTGGCAGGTTGTGACGTCGCAGCACCGACGGCCGTTGAGAACCTCCTAGGTATGGGTTGGCCGAAGGGCGTGACCCCTGAGGCAACCTCGATGTACAACTTCTGGATCTGGGTCTGGGTTGCTGCATGGATCATCGGTTTCATTATGTGGGGTCTGTTCCTCACCGCTATCTTCCGCTGGAATGCGAAGAAGGCTGAGAAGGCTGGCAAGGGCGAGTTCCCGAAGCAGCTGCAGTACAACGTGCCGCTGGAGATGGCTCTGACCATCATCCCGATTCTCATCATCATGGGCCTGTTCTTCTTCACGGTTCAGGCACAGCAGAAGGTGACGGCGTTGGATAAGAACCCTGAGGTTACCGTCGACGTCACGGCTTTCCAGTGGAACTGGAAGTTCGGCTACGCCGAGAACAAGGTTGATGGCGAGAACTACGATGGTGCCGATGCTGAGCGCCAGAAGCTCGCTGAGGAATCTTCCATCGATCCGGAGGGCACTGATAACCCGAACCCGATCCACGGTAAGTCCATGGGTGACATCTCTTACCTCAACTTCAACAAGATTGAGACCGTGGGTACCACCGAAGAGGTTCCGGTTCTGGTTCTGCCGGTAGACACCCCGATTGAGTTCCGCCTCGCCTCCGGCGATGTGTCCCACTCCTTCTGGGTTCCGGAGTTCCTGTTTAAGCGCGATGCCTACGCGCACCCGGAGAACAACTCCCAGGAGCGTCGCTTCCAGGTAGAGAAGATTGAGGAAAAGGGCGCCTTCGTTGGTCGCTGTGCTGAGATGTGCGGTACCTACCACGCCATGATGAACTTTGAGATTCGCGTCGTAGACCGCGCAGACTTCAACGAGTACCTCAAGTTCCGTGAGGAGAACCCGCAGGCAACCAACGCCGAGGCTCTCGAGCACATTGGTGAAGAGCCCTACGCAGTTACCACCGCTCCGTTCAACTCTCTGCGCGACACCCGCGATGCCGACAACTTTGTCGACACCGCTGAGGCGGCATAA
- the asnB gene encoding asparagine synthase (glutamine-hydrolyzing), which translates to MCGLCALLSADRNAAQHLEALEQSLQCMRHRGPDAAGTWHDDDAAFGFNRLSIIDLEHSNQPLRWGPEDNPERYALTFNGEIYNYVELREELRAAGYTFNTEGDGEPIVVGYHHWGKDVVEHLRGMFGFVIWDTETRTMFAARDQFGIKPLYYATTDAGTVFASEMKCILSMADSLGLDLSLDRRAIEHYVDLQYVPEPESLHANIRRVESGCTVTLRPGGEVVSERYFKPRFPIQPVKQGEERKLFDKIARALEDSVEKHMRADVTVGSFLSGGIDSTAIAALAKRHNPDLLTFTTGFEREGYSEVDVAAESAAAIGVEHIVKIVSPEEYAEAVPKIMWYLDNPVADPSLVPLYFVAQEARKHVKVVLSGEGADELFGGYTIYKEPLSLAPFEKIPSPLRRGLGKLSHVLPEGMKGKSLLNRGSMTMEERYYGNARSFNFEQLQRVLPWAKPEWDHREVTAPIYTQSQDFDPVARMQHLDLFTWMRGDILVKADKMNMANSLELRVPFLDKEVFKVAETIPYDLKISHGTTKYALRKAMEQIVPPHVLHRKKLGFPVPMRHWLAGDELYGWAQDQITESQTEDIFNKKEVLEMLKEHRDGISDHSRRLWTVLSFMIWHGIFVEERIDPKIEQRDYPVKL; encoded by the coding sequence ATGTGCGGACTCTGCGCGCTACTGAGCGCCGATCGCAATGCCGCCCAGCACCTGGAGGCCCTCGAACAATCCCTCCAGTGCATGCGCCACCGCGGCCCGGATGCTGCTGGCACCTGGCATGATGACGATGCAGCCTTCGGCTTTAACCGTCTATCCATTATTGATCTAGAGCACTCGAACCAGCCTCTTCGCTGGGGCCCCGAGGACAACCCTGAGCGTTATGCCCTCACCTTCAATGGCGAGATTTATAACTACGTGGAACTGCGCGAAGAGCTCAGGGCAGCCGGCTACACCTTCAATACTGAAGGCGATGGCGAGCCCATTGTCGTCGGATACCACCATTGGGGTAAGGATGTTGTCGAGCACCTGCGCGGCATGTTCGGATTCGTCATCTGGGATACCGAAACTCGGACCATGTTCGCCGCGCGCGACCAGTTCGGCATCAAGCCTCTCTACTACGCCACCACCGACGCCGGCACCGTCTTTGCCTCTGAAATGAAGTGCATCCTCTCGATGGCCGATTCGCTGGGTCTAGACCTCAGCCTTGATAGGCGCGCCATCGAGCACTACGTGGACTTGCAGTACGTGCCTGAGCCAGAGTCCCTCCACGCCAATATTCGCCGCGTCGAGTCTGGCTGCACCGTGACGCTTCGCCCTGGCGGAGAAGTTGTATCGGAGCGCTACTTTAAGCCCCGCTTCCCCATTCAGCCCGTGAAACAAGGCGAGGAGCGGAAGCTCTTCGACAAGATCGCCCGGGCGTTGGAGGATAGCGTCGAGAAGCACATGCGTGCCGATGTGACCGTCGGTTCCTTCCTTTCCGGCGGCATTGACTCCACCGCCATCGCAGCCTTGGCCAAGCGCCACAACCCGGATCTCCTCACCTTCACCACTGGCTTCGAGCGCGAAGGATACTCCGAGGTCGACGTCGCCGCCGAGTCCGCCGCCGCCATTGGCGTAGAGCACATCGTCAAGATCGTCTCCCCCGAGGAATATGCCGAGGCTGTCCCGAAGATCATGTGGTACCTGGACAACCCGGTGGCAGATCCTTCTCTTGTCCCCTTGTACTTCGTGGCCCAGGAAGCCCGTAAGCACGTCAAGGTGGTGCTCTCCGGCGAGGGTGCCGATGAGCTTTTTGGCGGCTACACCATCTATAAGGAGCCGCTCTCGCTAGCTCCGTTCGAGAAGATCCCCTCCCCGCTGCGCCGTGGCTTGGGCAAGCTCTCGCACGTCCTCCCCGAAGGCATGAAGGGCAAGTCCCTGCTCAACCGTGGTTCGATGACCATGGAGGAGCGCTACTACGGCAATGCACGTTCTTTTAACTTCGAGCAGCTGCAGCGGGTGCTCCCCTGGGCCAAGCCGGAGTGGGACCACCGCGAGGTCACCGCGCCGATTTATACGCAGTCCCAGGACTTCGACCCGGTAGCCCGCATGCAGCACCTCGACCTGTTTACGTGGATGCGCGGCGATATTCTGGTCAAGGCCGACAAGATGAACATGGCCAACTCCCTAGAGCTGCGCGTTCCTTTCCTGGACAAGGAAGTGTTCAAGGTCGCGGAAACTATCCCCTACGACCTCAAGATTTCGCACGGCACCACCAAGTACGCGCTGCGCAAGGCCATGGAGCAGATTGTCCCGCCGCACGTGCTACACCGCAAGAAGCTGGGCTTCCCGGTTCCCATGCGCCACTGGTTGGCCGGCGATGAACTCTACGGTTGGGCCCAGGATCAGATCACGGAGTCCCAGACCGAGGACATCTTCAACAAGAAGGAAGTTCTGGAGATGCTCAAGGAGCACCGTGACGGAATCTCCGATCACTCCCGCCGCCTGTGGACGGTGCTGTCCTTCATGATTTGGCATGGCATCTTCGTGGAAGAGCGCATCGACCCGAAGATTGAGCAGCGCGACTACCCCGTGAAGCTCTAA
- a CDS encoding HesB/IscA family protein, protein MTAPASATGVILTEAAAAKAKSLLDQEGRDDLSLRIAVQPGGCAGLRYQLYFDDRTLDGDKVDSIGGVNLVVDKMSIPYLTGAKIDFSDTIEAQGFTIDNPNAGGSCACGDSFN, encoded by the coding sequence ATGACCGCTCCCGCGTCTGCAACCGGAGTTATCCTGACCGAGGCCGCTGCGGCCAAGGCAAAGTCCCTGCTTGATCAGGAAGGCCGCGATGATCTGTCACTGCGCATTGCTGTCCAGCCGGGCGGCTGCGCGGGCTTGCGCTACCAGCTCTACTTCGATGACCGCACCCTGGATGGTGACAAGGTGGATTCCATTGGTGGTGTCAACCTCGTCGTGGACAAGATGTCCATCCCGTATCTCACTGGCGCCAAGATCGACTTCTCCGACACCATTGAGGCCCAGGGCTTTACCATTGATAACCCCAACGCTGGCGGTTCCTGCGCTTGCGGTGACTCCTTCAATTAA
- a CDS encoding DUF3043 domain-containing protein yields MKLPWQKDDKTSSPAEHTPAPEEQPAAEKPHRKGYTPPKGRPTPKRDAQEIARGVKRDPRGMSDAQRYQHRKELKASMSKAEWKEYKRKERQESRERNKVAQERMAAGDERYLLARDKGDVRRYVRDWVDSHRFINEWVMPFAIVLLVLMFVSTRDPRLSQIISIGAMAVIVVFAVEGFWLARKCNNAVRLKFPGTTEAGFGLGFYAYSRASQPRKWRTPRPQVERGATV; encoded by the coding sequence GTGAAACTTCCGTGGCAAAAAGATGACAAGACTTCTTCCCCCGCCGAGCACACCCCGGCGCCGGAAGAGCAACCCGCCGCCGAGAAACCGCACCGCAAGGGCTACACGCCGCCGAAGGGCCGCCCCACGCCCAAGCGTGATGCGCAAGAAATCGCCCGCGGTGTTAAGCGAGATCCCCGAGGAATGTCGGACGCGCAGCGCTACCAGCACCGCAAGGAACTCAAAGCTTCCATGTCTAAGGCAGAGTGGAAGGAATACAAGCGCAAGGAGCGCCAAGAGTCCCGCGAGCGCAACAAGGTGGCACAGGAACGCATGGCCGCGGGCGACGAGCGCTACCTCCTCGCCCGCGATAAGGGCGATGTCCGCCGCTACGTGCGCGATTGGGTAGATTCCCACCGCTTCATTAACGAATGGGTCATGCCCTTTGCCATCGTGCTGCTGGTGCTCATGTTTGTCAGCACCCGAGACCCGCGTCTGTCCCAGATCATCTCGATCGGCGCGATGGCGGTCATCGTAGTCTTCGCTGTCGAGGGCTTCTGGCTCGCGCGCAAGTGCAACAACGCGGTGCGCCTGAAGTTCCCCGGCACCACCGAGGCCGGTTTTGGTCTAGGGTTCTACGCGTACTCCCGCGCCTCCCAGCCACGCAAGTGGCGCACGCCGCGTCCGCAGGTGGAGCGCGGGGCCACCGTCTAG
- a CDS encoding nicotinate-nucleotide--dimethylbenzimidazole phosphoribosyltransferase has product MPEFTAVPQLRPSIAAQPNRMAEIAAWLAAAQDSPQATALERPRAVVFEGARPTAERTVDGVAITQHSPADEERWRDNLLSAAQRAGAGIDFVECTSSDSENSKPCGSTTAMSPAECESFVSLGMTTADREIDSGADLLIASACDIGTETVATSVMGRITHTEPVAIVGTNTLASGITDAQWKARVSVVRDSMFRARNLEGWEVVQTIGSPNLAALVGFIAQATARRTPVLIDGPLAATAAVLAERTAPGVKGWLRAGSTTPEPAHALALKELGLNPLLDLNLSEGFPLGALAALPLVQLAAELA; this is encoded by the coding sequence ATGCCTGAATTCACCGCGGTTCCCCAGCTGCGCCCTTCAATCGCAGCTCAACCAAACCGCATGGCAGAGATTGCTGCATGGCTGGCGGCAGCGCAGGATTCTCCGCAGGCCACAGCGCTTGAGCGGCCCCGGGCCGTCGTCTTTGAAGGCGCTCGGCCCACCGCTGAACGCACTGTCGACGGCGTGGCTATCACGCAGCACTCCCCCGCTGATGAGGAACGGTGGCGCGATAATCTCCTCAGCGCTGCGCAGCGGGCGGGGGCGGGCATCGACTTCGTCGAGTGCACCAGCAGCGACTCCGAAAACTCTAAACCGTGCGGCAGCACTACCGCCATGTCCCCTGCGGAGTGCGAGTCCTTCGTCAGCCTAGGCATGACCACGGCAGATAGGGAGATCGATTCCGGCGCCGACCTGCTCATCGCGTCCGCTTGTGACATTGGCACGGAGACCGTTGCCACCAGTGTTATGGGCCGGATCACCCACACCGAACCGGTAGCGATCGTGGGGACGAATACGCTCGCCAGCGGTATCACGGATGCGCAGTGGAAGGCCCGCGTGAGCGTTGTGCGTGACTCCATGTTCCGCGCCCGCAACCTAGAGGGCTGGGAGGTCGTGCAGACCATCGGTTCCCCGAATCTCGCAGCGTTGGTGGGTTTCATCGCGCAGGCCACGGCGCGGCGCACGCCAGTGCTTATCGATGGCCCCCTGGCCGCCACCGCCGCAGTCTTGGCCGAGCGCACCGCGCCCGGTGTGAAGGGCTGGCTGCGCGCGGGAAGCACGACCCCCGAACCTGCGCATGCCCTCGCCCTCAAGGAGTTGGGGCTAAATCCACTGCTTGATTTAAACCTGAGTGAAGGTTTCCCTCTCGGCGCGCTCGCGGCCTTGCCGCTGGTGCAGCTGGCCGCAGAGCTCGCCTAG
- a CDS encoding branched-chain amino acid aminotransferase, translating into MLNYTVTRTDTPTSPERLKEILANPGFGKYFTDHMVTIDWTEDKGWHDAQVRPYAPFSMDPASTVFHYGQAIFEGIKAYSQPDGSIATFRPEQNAQRLQASAERMAMPQLPEEEFIESLRQLVDVDQTWVPEAGGEAALYFRPFMIATDVSLGVHPAHSYRYVVIASPAGAYFSGGIKPVSVWLSTDYVRAAPGGTGAAKFAGNYAASLLAQAQAAEKGCDQVVWLDAIQRTYIEEMGGMNLAFVYGEEGNQTLVTPELSGSLLPGITRKSLLQVAEDMGLKVEERRITYKEWEQDVASGAMVEAFACGTAAVITPVGHVMGNETDFHINNDEAGTTTMALRERLTGIQRGSVEDTHGWLHTLVEAK; encoded by the coding sequence ATGTTGAATTACACCGTGACGCGAACTGATACTCCCACCTCCCCGGAACGCCTGAAGGAGATTCTGGCGAACCCGGGCTTTGGTAAGTACTTCACCGACCACATGGTGACGATTGACTGGACTGAGGACAAGGGTTGGCACGACGCGCAGGTGCGCCCTTACGCGCCGTTCAGCATGGATCCGGCCTCCACTGTCTTCCACTACGGCCAGGCCATCTTCGAGGGCATCAAGGCCTACAGCCAGCCCGACGGCAGCATCGCCACCTTCCGCCCAGAGCAGAACGCGCAGCGTCTGCAGGCCTCTGCTGAGCGCATGGCAATGCCGCAGCTGCCAGAAGAGGAGTTCATCGAATCCCTGCGCCAGCTTGTCGACGTCGACCAGACCTGGGTCCCCGAGGCCGGTGGCGAGGCAGCCCTGTACTTCCGCCCCTTCATGATCGCTACTGATGTCTCCCTGGGCGTGCACCCGGCGCATTCTTACCGCTATGTTGTCATCGCCTCCCCGGCAGGCGCGTATTTCTCCGGTGGCATCAAGCCGGTGTCCGTCTGGCTGTCCACCGACTATGTTCGCGCCGCTCCCGGCGGCACCGGTGCAGCGAAATTTGCCGGCAACTATGCGGCTTCGCTGCTCGCGCAGGCGCAGGCTGCCGAGAAGGGCTGCGACCAAGTGGTCTGGCTGGATGCCATCCAGCGCACCTACATCGAGGAAATGGGCGGCATGAACCTGGCCTTCGTCTACGGCGAAGAGGGCAACCAAACCCTGGTTACCCCAGAGCTGTCGGGATCGCTGCTTCCGGGCATTACACGTAAGTCCCTGCTGCAGGTGGCCGAAGACATGGGCTTGAAGGTTGAAGAGCGTCGCATAACCTACAAGGAGTGGGAGCAGGACGTCGCCTCCGGCGCGATGGTGGAGGCCTTTGCCTGCGGTACCGCGGCTGTTATTACCCCGGTGGGCCACGTCATGGGCAACGAGACCGACTTCCACATCAACAACGACGAGGCCGGTACTACGACGATGGCCCTGCGCGAGCGCCTCACCGGCATCCAGCGCGGTTCCGTGGAGGATACCCATGGCTGGCTGCACACGCTGGTGGAAGCGAAATAA
- a CDS encoding leucyl aminopeptidase → MASSTFELPARGSFPTVELAKKAPKQADALLIATFAGEEGLEVPGTSLLGSSALRSTYEALAAVGATGKAGEIVKVPAPQKAGAAQVIALGLGDVEALDDEALRRAAGSAARGTAGVGTIVTTLADFGVTAAVEGLILGGYAYRGIRSTELTDKEQPASFIVVADKSVSEEFEAARTVAESVLLARDLVNAPANELYPESYADFLSGQAKEAGLDVEVLDEKQLEKQGFGGILAVGKGSARPPRLVRLSWKPKKAKKHVALVGKGITFDTGGISLKPGNGMWDMISDMGGSAAMAATIIAAAKLKLPVQITATLPLAENMPGSGATRPGDVITHYGGLTSEVLNTDAEGRLVLSDAIARASEDKPDYLIETATLTGAQIVALGSRTSGIMGSEVFRDRLAEIGREVGENAWAMPLLEEHDEEIKSQAADIRNINAKREGGMEFAGTYLKQFVGEGIEWAHIDIAGPSWNGSAPRGYTPKRATGVPVRTVVAALREIAEA, encoded by the coding sequence GTGGCTTCTTCCACGTTCGAACTGCCCGCACGCGGCTCTTTCCCCACCGTTGAGCTGGCCAAGAAGGCCCCCAAGCAGGCAGACGCCCTGCTCATCGCCACCTTTGCTGGTGAGGAGGGGCTCGAGGTTCCGGGTACCTCTCTGCTCGGTTCCTCCGCGCTGCGCTCGACCTACGAGGCTCTCGCTGCGGTGGGCGCGACGGGTAAGGCCGGGGAGATCGTGAAGGTTCCCGCCCCACAGAAGGCAGGTGCCGCTCAGGTCATCGCATTGGGTTTGGGTGACGTTGAGGCGCTCGACGATGAAGCTCTGCGCCGCGCCGCCGGCAGCGCCGCTCGCGGCACTGCGGGCGTGGGCACCATCGTGACCACCTTGGCAGACTTCGGCGTTACGGCCGCCGTTGAGGGACTCATCCTCGGCGGCTATGCCTACCGCGGAATCCGCTCCACTGAGCTCACAGACAAGGAGCAGCCGGCCAGCTTCATCGTGGTGGCTGATAAGTCTGTTTCCGAAGAATTCGAGGCCGCCCGCACCGTGGCCGAGTCTGTTTTGCTCGCCCGCGACCTAGTGAATGCCCCCGCTAACGAGCTCTACCCGGAGTCCTACGCAGACTTCCTCTCCGGCCAGGCCAAGGAGGCCGGTCTTGACGTCGAGGTTCTCGATGAAAAGCAGCTGGAGAAGCAGGGCTTCGGCGGAATCTTGGCCGTGGGCAAGGGCTCGGCCCGTCCACCGCGCTTGGTGCGCTTGAGCTGGAAGCCCAAGAAGGCCAAGAAGCACGTGGCTCTCGTGGGCAAGGGCATCACCTTCGATACCGGCGGTATTTCCTTGAAGCCAGGCAATGGCATGTGGGACATGATCTCTGACATGGGCGGCTCTGCTGCGATGGCGGCCACCATCATCGCTGCGGCCAAGTTGAAGCTGCCGGTTCAGATCACCGCTACCCTGCCGCTGGCGGAGAACATGCCGGGCTCTGGTGCCACCCGCCCGGGCGATGTCATTACCCACTACGGTGGCCTGACCTCCGAGGTGCTCAACACCGACGCTGAGGGCCGCCTCGTGCTATCGGACGCCATCGCCCGCGCCAGCGAGGACAAGCCGGATTATCTCATCGAGACCGCGACGCTCACCGGCGCACAGATCGTGGCGCTGGGTTCGCGCACCTCCGGCATCATGGGCTCCGAGGTCTTCCGCGATCGTCTCGCCGAAATCGGCCGCGAGGTGGGCGAGAACGCCTGGGCCATGCCGCTGCTGGAGGAGCACGACGAGGAGATTAAGTCCCAGGCCGCGGACATCCGCAACATCAACGCTAAGCGCGAGGGCGGCATGGAATTCGCCGGCACCTATCTCAAGCAATTCGTGGGCGAGGGCATCGAGTGGGCCCACATCGATATCGCCGGCCCCTCCTGGAACGGTTCCGCTCCGCGCGGCTACACCCCGAAGCGCGCTACCGGTGTGCCGGTGCGCACCGTGGTGGCAGCGCTGCGCGAGATTGCCGAAGCCTAG
- a CDS encoding glutaminase: MKTPIPFYLQKILNGVHDHDSGEVADYIPELASANPDQLGVALCSVTGHLYSAGDAENRFTIQSISKPFVYALALSELGLDAVRDVVGLEPSGQAFNELSLAKDHRPVNPMINAGAIVVNQLINGVDSSVEDRVEKIRSFISQLAGREVDVDKRLCDSELEHAERNLSLAHMLRSYGIIQDDAHDAVLSYTSQCALSVDVRDLAVMTATLANGGRQPVTGEKILDADVCRMTLAVMSSCGMYDGAGRWMTEVGIPAKSGVAGGLIGTLPGQIGVATFSPRLDEQGNSVRGTAIFRELSSDMGLHLMSTENRFGVHPVRSVDEDDETAIIRLQGHINFTATEAILHELEERQFSGKRLALDFSQVSGLHKVGRRMLKEGLRRLREEGNEVALVDDDGLVTDRAMSDGTVLPLADKEDYVIAGEEV; encoded by the coding sequence ATGAAAACACCGATTCCATTTTATCTACAGAAGATCCTTAATGGCGTTCACGATCACGATTCCGGTGAGGTAGCTGACTATATCCCGGAACTGGCCAGCGCAAACCCAGACCAGTTGGGCGTTGCTCTGTGCTCTGTGACAGGCCACCTCTATAGCGCCGGTGACGCGGAAAACCGCTTCACCATTCAGTCCATCTCAAAACCATTCGTCTACGCCCTCGCGCTGAGTGAGCTGGGCTTAGACGCGGTGCGTGATGTCGTCGGTCTCGAGCCCTCTGGGCAGGCTTTCAACGAGCTTTCCCTAGCCAAAGACCACCGCCCGGTAAACCCGATGATTAACGCCGGGGCCATTGTAGTCAACCAGCTCATCAACGGTGTGGACTCCAGCGTGGAGGACCGCGTGGAAAAGATTCGTTCCTTCATTTCACAACTGGCGGGGCGCGAGGTGGACGTCGACAAGCGCCTGTGTGACTCCGAACTGGAGCACGCCGAGCGTAACCTCTCCCTCGCGCACATGCTGCGCTCCTATGGCATCATTCAGGACGATGCCCACGACGCAGTGCTGTCCTATACCTCGCAGTGCGCGCTGTCGGTCGACGTGCGCGACCTCGCCGTTATGACCGCCACCTTGGCCAATGGTGGGCGCCAGCCGGTGACAGGGGAGAAGATTCTGGACGCCGATGTTTGCCGCATGACCCTGGCGGTGATGAGCTCTTGCGGCATGTACGACGGCGCTGGGCGCTGGATGACGGAGGTAGGAATCCCCGCGAAGTCAGGCGTAGCCGGCGGTCTCATCGGTACTCTGCCGGGTCAGATTGGTGTGGCGACGTTCTCTCCGCGCCTCGATGAGCAAGGTAATAGCGTGCGCGGCACCGCGATCTTCCGCGAGCTTTCCTCGGACATGGGCCTGCATCTGATGTCCACAGAGAACCGCTTCGGCGTGCACCCAGTACGCAGTGTTGATGAAGATGATGAGACGGCGATCATCCGACTGCAGGGTCATATCAACTTCACCGCCACGGAAGCCATCCTCCACGAGCTGGAGGAGCGCCAGTTCTCCGGCAAGCGCTTGGCCTTGGACTTCTCCCAGGTCTCTGGGCTGCACAAGGTGGGCCGGCGCATGCTCAAGGAAGGCCTGCGCCGGCTGCGTGAGGAAGGCAACGAGGTCGCGCTTGTCGACGATGACGGGCTCGTCACCGATCGCGCCATGTCCGACGGCACCGTCCTCCCGCTGGCGGACAAGGAGGACTACGTCATCGCCGGCGAAGAAGTGTGA
- a CDS encoding isochorismatase family protein: protein MTPALIIVDVQYDFCPGGALGTERGNEVAERIGALQASYETVVATQDWHIDPGSHFAENPDFVDTWPTHCVADSFGAAMHEAIAPAQAYFKKGEYTAAYSGFEGAANGVSLADWLREHNVTAVDIVGIATDHCVRATAADALKEGFTVRVLADYCAPVDEARGAAALEDLAKAGATIVSE, encoded by the coding sequence ATGACACCTGCACTCATCATTGTCGATGTCCAATATGATTTTTGTCCCGGCGGAGCCCTCGGCACCGAACGCGGCAACGAAGTTGCTGAGCGCATCGGCGCACTCCAAGCCTCCTATGAGACGGTCGTAGCCACACAGGATTGGCATATCGATCCAGGCTCCCACTTCGCTGAGAACCCCGACTTTGTCGATACCTGGCCTACACACTGCGTGGCTGATTCTTTCGGCGCCGCCATGCACGAGGCCATCGCGCCCGCCCAGGCTTACTTCAAGAAGGGCGAATACACCGCCGCCTACTCGGGCTTCGAAGGCGCGGCCAATGGAGTTTCCCTGGCGGACTGGTTGCGGGAGCACAACGTCACCGCCGTGGACATCGTTGGCATTGCCACCGATCACTGCGTGCGCGCAACGGCTGCCGACGCCCTTAAGGAAGGCTTCACCGTGCGGGTTCTGGCGGACTACTGTGCGCCCGTCGACGAAGCCCGCGGCGCCGCCGCCCTGGAGGATTTAGCCAAGGCAGGCGCCACCATCGTTAGCGAATAA